A segment of the Triticum urartu cultivar G1812 chromosome 1, Tu2.1, whole genome shotgun sequence genome:
ATGTTTTGTATCTAGGATGGAGTTGTTCTTGGGGCAGACACAAGGGCAACCGAGGGTCCTATAGTTGCTGATAAGAACTGCGAGAAAATTCATTTTATGGCACCAAACATATATTGCTGCGGTGCTGGAACTGCTGCTGACACAGAGGCTGTGACAGGTAAGAAAGAAGTTACTGACAGAAAGAAACCAAATCAATCTTCATTTGTTTACTCGTATTTTTCTCAGAATCTATCACACAAACGTCATGATATGTGCTTTTACTCCAGATATGGTCAGCTCCCAGCTACAACTTCACCGTTATGCTACTAGCCGTGAGTCAAGAGTTGTAACCGCTCTTACACTACTGAAGACACATCTTTTTAACTACCAAGGTCATGTCAGTGCTGCTCTCGTTCTTGGCGGAGTAGATGTCACTGGACCACATCTACACACTGTGAGTAACTGAGTATAATTGTTTGATGGTCTTCTGATAAGAGAAATTCAGGCTAGTTTTGATAACTTTTGAATCCCCAGGTTTATCCGCATGGCTCCACCGATACTCTTCCTTTTGCCACGATGGGTTCTGGATCCCTTGCTGCAATGTCAGTGTTTGAGTCGAAGTACAGAGAAGGCCTCACAGTAAGTGAACAAACGCAACAGTTCATGCACTTGACTATGTGGATATCTTGGTATTGCACGGGTGGTGACTTTGCTTTAGCAGATCACAGTGCTTGTTCTTTGTGTATCAT
Coding sequences within it:
- the LOC125551644 gene encoding proteasome subunit beta type-7-B-like translates to MAGSTELPTKGGFSFDLCRRNAMLEKNGLKMPGFRKTGTTIVGLVFADGVVLGADTRATEGPIVADKNCEKIHFMAPNIYCCGAGTAADTEAVTDMVSSQLQLHRYATSRESRVVTALTLLKTHLFNYQGHVSAALVLGGVDVTGPHLHTVYPHGSTDTLPFATMGSGSLAAMSVFESKYREGLTREEGIALVAEAIRAGIFNDLGSGSNVDVCVITKGNTEYLRNHELPNPRTFVSSKGYSFNKGHTEVLSTKITQLKLKPEVADGDAMEE